The DNA window agtGTGGGGCTGGATCTTATCCGTGGGGCTGAATGTctgagggcaggggctgtggctgtgctgggagacaTGGGCATGTGGCTTCGAGCAAGGGCTGGTGCTGAGTGagcctggccaggagcagaCCCCGTGGGGCTGGTGGGATGTGCCAGAGCCGCCGGGAtcctccctggctgcctgcacTCCCCCTTCAGTGTCACCAGACCCACGGCACCAAAGGAGGAGGGTGACTCACACCAGGAGCATCTCACAGCCCCATCTCCCCTTCCCACCACCACGCAGGGCTTCTGCAGCTGACAAAATTCCTGTTCCCCCATAGATGGGAGGAATTTTTTTGCAATGCCCTCATAGCAAAGGTTGCCCACCTCTCTCACCCAcccctgcagtggctgctgtgccggtgccagccccaggcaaTCCCGGCTGGCCCTGccttggcacagcctggccagcGGGCATCCCGGGATGGAGGCgatttgtttttattccttccCCTCGTGTGACCACGGTACAAAGCAGCGACGCTCCTGCGTGCCCGGGGATAAATCAGTGCCGCtgggccaggagcaggcaggatggCCCCTGGGCAGCGGGGCAATGCCCCCGGCAAAATAAACCCTTCTACAATATAGACTTCTCTGTCCGCGGAGGCTCCGGGCAGCGCCGAGCTGCGTTTCAACACCATATGGAAAAATAACTCTGGAGAACAGCAGCGGTGCTCGGCAGGGCTGCGGGGCTCCGCGGGGCCGGGATGGGCTCTGCCACCCCCGAGTGTTCTTCTCTCcctcccgccggccccgccgcggccggCTCCTCTCTTGTGCTTACACCCAAAGGCATCCGTGCAtcccccgccccggccgcgctgtcccccctccctgcagccctgcagggccgaTTCCCTCGGGATCTCCCGGGCAGGAAGCTCAGCCGCCGGCGGTGCCCTCGGTGCTGCTTGCGGGCCGGGGGAGCgcggggggccggggcgggggcgaGCAGCGCTTAGAAGGGAGGGTGATCCATGTCGTCCAGCCAGGAGGCCGGGCTGGTGGGAAAGTCTGGGTACCCCACGCTGCTGCCCGTGGAGATGTCGGAGGTGGGGCCCCCCCCGGCCATGGCCCGCAGCGTGTGACTCACCCCCTGCGCGCCGGGCGCCAGCCCCAGCCCGCCGTCCAGGGCGTAGTCCAGCCCGTTGAGCAAGGGCCCGTGCGCCGGCAGCGACGAGATGGAGGACGGCGACTGCGGGAGGCCGTAGGGGCTCCCGTCCCGCAAGTCCTGGTACGTCTGTCCCGTGCCCTCCATGGAGAAGCCGCCGTTGAGCAACTGTCCGCCGGCCACGTCCCCCACGGAGCCGtaaaccctgctgctgctgttgttgtggCCGAGCTCGGAGAGGATCTGCTCGTCTGccggggacaggagggagagCGGAGGCGGGCGGTGAGCgccgggggcggccccgcgTCCCCCCGGGCCCGCTCGGGCGCCGCGCTCACCGCGGAAGCTCAGCTCGCTGTCGCTGACGCCGCAGTCCTCGGCCGAGCTCTCCTTGTCCACCTTCGCTCCCCCGCGGCTCCGCTTCACGCTCTTGTAGAACTGCCCCCAGCGATGCCGCCCCGCGTCCTTCTTGAGCCGCTTCTCCTTGGCCCGCCGGTTCTGGAACCACACCTGCGGCGGGCAATGGGCACATCGGTGGcaccgcggccgccccgccACCCTGGCGGTCCTGCATGGCAGCAGCCCCGCGATCCAGCgcctctgcagcccagcacccGTGAAACCCAGTGCTCCATCATCCTGGCACCCCTTACATGCCAGAACCCCTACATCCATCCCAGTACCCCTACATGCATCCCAGCACCCCtacatccatcccagcacccctacatccctgcatcccagcatCCTGGCATACCAACATTCTGGCACACCAACATCCCGGTATGCCAGCTCCCACACCCCCATGCAACCCAGCATTCCTGAACGCTGCAAACCTGCATGCCAACCTCCTAGCTCCCACATCCCCATGCAATCCAGCATCCTAAACCCCTGCAGCCCGGCTTCCAGGCGCCCCAATGCCCCTGTGACCCCTGCACCCCTAAACCCAGCCCCCAGAGGCTGCATGGCCCCTCTCTCGGGGCAGGGTGAGAGGGGCACCGCGGCCTCACCTGCACGACCCTCATGTCCAGCCCCGTCTCGGAGGAGAGCTGCTCCCGCACATGGCGGGCGGGCTTGGGGGAGTTTTTGTAGGCGTTCTTCAGCGTCTCCAGCTGCTTGGCCGTGATCGTGGTCCGGGGCCGCTTCGCGCCCGCCTCGGAGTCATCTGCAAGCCAAGGAGCCGGTAGCAGCCCCgagcagcagcagatcctggGGAAAACCTCCCCAAAAGCGGCCGCCCCGAGCCCGCAGCGCCGCTTGCCGCGGGTCACCCAGCGGGCACGGAGCCCCCGAGCGCGCCGCGCCCCTGGCAGCCCTTTCGGGGTGCCTACCGTTCTGCTTGGCCGTCTCGTAGTCCTCCTTGCAGACCAGCCGGCCGTCCTCCATCAGGTAGAACTCGTCGCCCGTGGCCAGCTGGCGGCTGCAGATGATGCAGGCGAAGCAGTGCAGGTGGTACACGAAGTCCTGGGCCTTGCGCACCACCTGGGTCGGGGGGATGCCCTGCTGGCACGCCGTGCATTTGGTCCCGAAACGCCTGCG is part of the Zonotrichia leucophrys gambelii isolate GWCS_2022_RI chromosome 8, RI_Zleu_2.0, whole genome shotgun sequence genome and encodes:
- the LHX4 gene encoding LIM/homeobox protein Lhx4 isoform X2, which translates into the protein MMQSSALAAEGAVKGLPEILGVPVQQIPQCAGCNQHILDKFILKVLDRHWHSSCLKCADCHMQLAERCFSRAGSVYCKEDFFKRFGTKCTACQQGIPPTQVVRKAQDFVYHLHCFACIICSRQLATGDEFYLMEDGRLVCKEDYETAKQNDDSEAGAKRPRTTITAKQLETLKNAYKNSPKPARHVREQLSSETGLDMRVVQVWFQNRRAKEKRLKKDAGRHRWGQFYKSVKRSRGGAKVDKESSAEDCGVSDSELSFRDEQILSELGHNNSSSRVYGSVGDVAGGQLLNGGFSMEGTGQTYQDLRDGSPYGLPQSPSSISSLPAHGPLLNGLDYALDGGLGLAPGAQGVSHTLRAMAGGGPTSDISTGSSVGYPDFPTSPASWLDDMDHPPF
- the LHX4 gene encoding LIM/homeobox protein Lhx4 isoform X1 → MMQSSALAAEGAVKGLPEILGVPVQQIPQCAGCNQHILDKFILKVLDRHWHSSCLKCADCHMQLAERCFSRAGSVYCKEDFFKRFGTKCTACQQGIPPTQVVRKAQDFVYHLHCFACIICSRQLATGDEFYLMEDGRLVCKEDYETAKQNDDSEAGAKRPRTTITAKQLETLKNAYKNSPKPARHVREQLSSETGLDMRVVQVWFQNRRAKEKRLKKDAGRHRWGQFYKSVKRSRGGAKVDKESSAEDCGVSDSELSFRGERGARAGPGGRGAAPGAHRPPPLSLLSPADEQILSELGHNNSSSRVYGSVGDVAGGQLLNGGFSMEGTGQTYQDLRDGSPYGLPQSPSSISSLPAHGPLLNGLDYALDGGLGLAPGAQGVSHTLRAMAGGGPTSDISTGSSVGYPDFPTSPASWLDDMDHPPF